One Chanodichthys erythropterus isolate Z2021 chromosome 22, ASM2448905v1, whole genome shotgun sequence DNA window includes the following coding sequences:
- the oaz1b gene encoding LOW QUALITY PROTEIN: ornithine decarboxylase antizyme 1b (The sequence of the model RefSeq protein was modified relative to this genomic sequence to represent the inferred CDS: deleted 1 base in 1 codon): MVKSNLQRILNSHCFAREKEGKKQCESSSIMEALSNSINDMMGSLSVCCSSTTGPGPLWCSDAPHPPLKIPGGRGNGARDHSSTAQQLYSDRKLTVTEEPAGAGRPRILYFQSRPTVSRVIQWEAVLRGEGLFVEIPCDPFPEGSKESFVSLLEFAEEHLKVLSVFVCFYKNRDDRVKLVRTFSFLGFEMVKPGHALVPARPDVLFMAYNFDRDSSDED; this comes from the exons ATGGTAAAATCCAACCTCCAGCGGATCCTAAACAGTCATTGCTTTGCCCGTgagaaagaaggaaagaaacAGTGTGAAAGCAGCAGCATCATGGAGGCGCTCAGTAACAGTATTAATGACATGATGGGAAG TCTGTCCGTGTGCTGTAGTAGTACCACTGGTCCGGGGCCTCTGTGGTGTTCC GATGCCCCTCACCCACCTCTGAAGATCCCAGGTGGGCGAGGGAACGGAGCACGGGATCACTCATCCACAGCTCAGCAGCTGTACTCG GACAGGAAGTTGACTGTGACAGAAGAGCCTGCTGGGGCCGGTCGCCCCAGGATACTGTACTTCCAGAGCCGCCCCACCGTTTCCCGGGTGATCCAGTGGGAGGCGGTGCTTCGAGGGGAGGGCCTGTTCGTGGAGATTCCTTGTGACCCCTTCCCAGAGGGCAGCAAGGAGAG CTTCGTGTCTCTGCTGGAGTTTGCTGAAGAACATCTGAAAGTGCTCAGCGTGTTTGTCTGCTTTTATAAGAACAGGGACGATCGTG TGAAACTGGTGCGTACGTTCAGCTTTCTGGGCTTTGAGATGGTGAAACCGGGCCATGCTCTGGTCCCCGCTCGACCTGACGTCCTCTTCATGGCCTACAACTTCGACAGGGATTCCTCGGATGAAGATTAG